A part of Citrifermentans bremense genomic DNA contains:
- a CDS encoding DEAD/DEAH box helicase, which produces MKFTLKDYQDEAVRDVLANLRKARKRWRDDGDRHAFSLTAVTGAGKTVMAAAAFEALFHGDDNYDFDADRGAVVIWFSDDPSLNEQTRFRLMEASDRLNYSDLVVVQNSFNREKFEPGKIYFINTQKLSKKSLLVRGFEPDEDSPSFPEMRPDLRSHTIWDTIQNTIEDPALTLYLVLDEAHRGMGSPSEAVLRDKSTIVKRLINGAGTVPAIPIVLGISATVERFNNAMIEAQGRDLLRNVVVDSAKVQESGLLKDTIIIDTTDEVGLFDTVLVRRATGKIKESSDTWDEYCKQQGIKEVVRPLMVLQVPNTPDQNQIGRALDTIFQKWPALTEEAIAHVFGEHTTHTFGKYSVPYISPELVQDSHWIRVLIAKDAISTGWDCPRAEVLVSFRQSKDRTHITQLMGRMVRTPLARRIPGNDRLNSVDCLLPFFDTKSVQAVADALMKGGDDGKGLPGRRVLINPKDMTPNPSTPESVWEKFRTLPSQSLPHRGAKPLKRLTALAHELAWDKLLPGAGKIAHGEMHKLLDALQIRFSGEIAAARKEVLKVEGYTTIADMRIKEKTLDEFLEEADYVVIEDSYRRAGRILSPDIARTYSEYLAAKNEDAEDMEEALIEAYADIAALGLVTNVKTCLDAAADTLANEWFATYKAQIKKLSDERQDVYRSLKEMSTEPGEIDLAVPKSWTVATTEQDIHGNSQPLPTYRQHLLCDESGLFPAEMNNWERAVLAKEMKRPGFQFWYRNPSRPSQDSLGIAYTEDLQIKIMRPDFIIFSAEEDGTTVADIVDPHGTQYSDSLPKLVGLAKYAETYSSVYRRIGAVAEVNGTLRVLDMTDAKVRKGVAEAKDAKKLYEGTLASDY; this is translated from the coding sequence ATGAAGTTTACCCTCAAGGATTACCAGGACGAGGCGGTGCGGGACGTGCTTGCCAATCTACGGAAGGCACGCAAGCGCTGGCGTGACGATGGTGACCGGCATGCGTTCTCCCTCACGGCGGTAACTGGCGCTGGTAAGACTGTTATGGCTGCTGCGGCATTTGAGGCGTTGTTTCATGGTGACGATAATTACGACTTCGATGCTGATCGCGGTGCAGTGGTGATTTGGTTCAGCGACGATCCTTCATTGAATGAGCAAACGCGGTTTCGCCTTATGGAAGCATCTGACCGTCTGAATTACTCTGATCTCGTCGTGGTGCAGAATTCTTTTAACCGTGAGAAATTTGAACCGGGGAAAATTTACTTCATTAACACTCAGAAGCTGAGTAAAAAGAGCCTCCTTGTGCGAGGCTTCGAACCTGATGAGGACAGCCCGTCATTCCCCGAAATGCGGCCAGACCTCCGTTCCCACACCATCTGGGATACTATCCAAAACACGATTGAAGACCCAGCTCTGACGCTTTATCTCGTTCTTGACGAGGCTCACCGTGGCATGGGGAGTCCGTCGGAAGCGGTATTAAGGGACAAATCAACAATTGTGAAACGCCTCATCAACGGGGCCGGCACTGTCCCCGCGATTCCTATTGTCTTGGGCATTTCCGCCACCGTCGAGCGATTTAATAACGCTATGATAGAGGCACAAGGTCGCGACCTACTCCGAAACGTGGTCGTCGATTCTGCGAAGGTACAGGAGTCGGGCCTGCTGAAGGACACCATCATTATTGACACTACTGATGAAGTAGGCCTATTCGACACGGTGCTGGTACGCCGGGCCACCGGCAAAATCAAGGAGTCGAGCGATACGTGGGATGAGTATTGCAAACAGCAGGGGATCAAGGAGGTCGTTAGGCCGCTCATGGTGCTCCAAGTACCGAACACGCCGGACCAAAACCAGATCGGGCGGGCACTGGATACGATCTTTCAGAAGTGGCCGGCATTGACTGAAGAAGCCATTGCCCACGTCTTCGGCGAACACACCACCCATACGTTTGGCAAGTATTCGGTGCCATACATCTCCCCTGAGCTAGTGCAGGATTCCCATTGGATTCGCGTGCTTATCGCCAAGGATGCCATAAGCACCGGTTGGGACTGCCCACGTGCTGAGGTGCTGGTTTCCTTCCGGCAGTCTAAGGATCGAACCCACATAACCCAGTTAATGGGGCGCATGGTCCGGACCCCCCTTGCCAGGCGGATTCCGGGCAATGATAGGCTCAATTCAGTGGACTGTCTGTTGCCGTTTTTCGATACGAAATCCGTTCAAGCTGTGGCCGACGCTCTCATGAAGGGGGGAGACGACGGCAAAGGGCTCCCTGGCCGTCGTGTACTCATCAATCCAAAGGATATGACGCCGAATCCATCAACTCCGGAATCAGTTTGGGAAAAGTTTCGGACACTGCCGTCCCAGTCCCTGCCACATCGAGGCGCTAAGCCATTGAAACGTTTGACCGCTCTTGCCCATGAACTCGCCTGGGATAAGCTGCTCCCTGGAGCCGGAAAGATCGCCCACGGGGAAATGCACAAGTTGCTGGATGCACTTCAGATACGCTTTTCAGGTGAAATCGCTGCTGCCCGCAAAGAAGTACTGAAGGTTGAAGGGTATACCACTATCGCCGATATGAGGATTAAGGAGAAAACCCTTGATGAATTTTTAGAGGAAGCCGACTATGTCGTGATCGAAGATTCCTATCGTCGTGCCGGGCGCATCCTGAGTCCAGATATAGCGCGCACCTACTCCGAATATCTGGCAGCCAAGAATGAAGATGCTGAAGACATGGAAGAGGCACTGATTGAGGCCTACGCCGACATTGCGGCTCTTGGACTGGTAACCAATGTGAAAACCTGTCTCGACGCCGCAGCGGATACCCTGGCCAATGAGTGGTTCGCAACATACAAGGCTCAGATCAAGAAGTTGTCCGACGAGCGACAGGATGTATATCGTTCGCTTAAAGAGATGAGTACGGAGCCAGGAGAGATAGACCTCGCCGTGCCGAAATCGTGGACGGTGGCTACTACTGAGCAGGATATCCACGGCAACAGCCAGCCGTTGCCGACGTATAGGCAGCACCTATTATGCGACGAGAGCGGTTTGTTCCCGGCTGAGATGAACAATTGGGAACGCGCCGTGTTGGCAAAGGAGATGAAACGTCCAGGTTTTCAGTTCTGGTACCGTAACCCGTCGCGTCCAAGCCAGGATTCTCTGGGAATCGCCTATACGGAGGATCTGCAGATCAAAATTATGAGGCCGGATTTCATCATTTTCTCTGCGGAGGAGGACGGTACCACGGTGGCAGACATTGTTGATCCTCACGGGACACAATACAGCGATTCATTGCCCAAACTTGTGGGCCTGGCGAAATACGCCGAGACCTATTCAAGCGTTTATCGTCGAATTGGTGCAGTTGCCGAGGTTAACGGGACATTGCGCGTGCTCGATATGACCGATGCAAAGGTGCGCAAGGGGGTGGCAGAGGCTAAGGATGCCAAGAAACTCTATGAGGGAACATTGGCGAGCGACTATTGA
- a CDS encoding phospholipase D family protein, protein MKVVAGGLNGLYLEEINTNSKKETVWVKAAIAYASGHPKLFEDCWKNSIPLTFYGRFDSSAPVTTNILKTFLDRKSPNFVCKLVPDIFHAKVIWWGGYGVYIGSANLTDNGWVGNIEAGTFFSQEEIVENGLDLELTDFFEQVDSLAHSLTKEIYDQICELELREFTANKGRQTERDDFNKKRLIPKLNPLQAISPRNSIDRRKNKFLKEWRDTLQILRDIADRVSDPSNQPVWLPVETPKGVQADQFLHAYYYNHVLEGQKARHHEFYLKNSANPERALQEIISWWRTTTSAPSWEDQNIANSKTVKINLSKKRIDGLTENDFLDVCKHVHALTDHCKRVKNSTYGLPANFSTDSTERIKLLSKYLWKQKTAQGRSVIQVLSYVLYGGKPEGVPERIWEAMASEGYKISHLGISSLGEIVGWTLPDMFPPRNGRTSKALKALGYNVEIYSE, encoded by the coding sequence ATGAAGGTCGTTGCAGGGGGCCTCAACGGACTTTATCTTGAAGAAATTAATACCAACTCTAAGAAGGAGACTGTTTGGGTCAAGGCAGCGATAGCTTATGCTAGTGGACATCCAAAGCTCTTCGAGGATTGTTGGAAAAATTCCATCCCACTTACTTTTTATGGAAGGTTCGACAGCAGTGCCCCAGTTACGACGAACATCCTGAAAACGTTTCTGGATAGGAAGTCCCCGAATTTTGTCTGCAAGTTAGTTCCTGACATTTTTCATGCGAAGGTAATATGGTGGGGTGGTTATGGAGTTTATATTGGTTCCGCCAATCTGACCGACAACGGTTGGGTGGGTAATATTGAAGCAGGTACTTTTTTCTCTCAAGAAGAAATAGTAGAGAATGGCCTGGACTTGGAGCTTACGGATTTTTTTGAACAGGTGGACAGTCTGGCGCATTCGCTAACAAAAGAGATCTACGATCAAATTTGCGAATTGGAATTAAGAGAATTCACCGCTAACAAAGGACGACAAACGGAACGTGATGATTTCAACAAGAAACGATTGATTCCCAAACTAAATCCGCTTCAAGCCATTTCACCTCGGAATAGTATTGATCGAAGGAAAAACAAGTTTTTGAAGGAGTGGCGGGATACACTGCAAATACTAAGAGATATTGCAGATCGGGTTTCTGATCCTTCCAATCAGCCGGTATGGCTTCCTGTAGAAACTCCAAAAGGCGTGCAAGCAGATCAGTTTCTTCATGCCTACTATTATAACCATGTACTAGAAGGACAAAAAGCAAGGCACCATGAATTTTATCTCAAAAACTCTGCAAATCCTGAGAGAGCCCTTCAGGAAATCATAAGCTGGTGGAGAACCACTACGTCCGCACCCTCATGGGAAGATCAAAATATAGCTAATTCAAAAACTGTTAAGATTAATTTGAGTAAGAAAAGAATTGACGGCCTGACAGAAAATGACTTCTTAGATGTTTGTAAGCATGTCCACGCGCTTACAGACCATTGCAAGAGAGTTAAAAATAGCACTTATGGGTTGCCTGCCAACTTTTCGACTGACAGCACCGAAAGGATCAAGCTTCTCAGCAAATACCTGTGGAAACAAAAGACTGCTCAAGGGCGGAGTGTGATTCAGGTCCTATCTTATGTCCTTTACGGAGGTAAACCGGAAGGAGTTCCCGAGCGGATTTGGGAAGCGATGGCTTCGGAAGGTTATAAAATCTCGCATCTGGGGATTAGCAGCCTAGGTGAAATTGTCGGATGGACCTTGCCAGATATGTTCCCACCACGTAATGGTCGCACGAGCAAAGCTCTAAAAGCTCTGGGCTATAACGTAGAAATTTACTCTGAATAG
- a CDS encoding helix-turn-helix domain-containing protein: MSDRKLLLGARIKELRKRTGLSQDQLAERVGIEAKYLSRIEVGKRYPSLETLESIADALRVEMRELFNFTHFEDGADTTRGFQALIEGATSEELRLINKIVTAILR, encoded by the coding sequence ATGAGCGACAGGAAACTGCTGCTAGGAGCGAGGATAAAGGAACTACGGAAACGTACGGGGCTATCGCAAGACCAGCTTGCCGAGCGGGTTGGAATAGAGGCTAAATACCTCAGTCGGATAGAGGTTGGAAAACGTTATCCTTCTCTTGAAACGCTGGAGAGTATTGCAGATGCATTACGAGTGGAGATGAGGGAGTTATTTAACTTCACGCATTTTGAAGACGGGGCTGACACTACGAGAGGGTTTCAAGCCCTAATAGAGGGGGCAACATCCGAAGAATTACGGCTGATCAACAAAATCGTCACCGCTATACTACGGTAA
- a CDS encoding AMP-binding protein has product MGEKTAFRWISAHQDRADYTFNDLDRESSRFANVLQMLGFTAGDIFFTFLPKAPEQFFAFLGALKLQVICGTLFSNFGDDAILDRLGDAGAKAVITKKSFLKKLTRVRPQLPSLQYIILTDIDEHQSAEILSYAALMREASEDFTAPLTPPETPSVLHYTSGSTGKPKGVLHAHRSVLHQSMTAAKVLDLTQFDIYWCTADQGWVTGTSYGIIGPWSLGVTQIHYGGGYDAKLWFDVLQKEAVTIWYSAPTALRMLMREDAGLYGGYDLSKLRHIYSVGEPLNPEVITWARAALGKDIYDTWFQTETGGIMISNRPGLQIRPGSMGTPLEGIEAAIIADDGEVLGDGMTGNLCLKSGWASMFTTYLNNPVVYGQKFKNGYYYTGDTAVRDAEGYYWFKGRSDDVINTAGHLISPFEVESALLEIPEVAESGVIGAPDELLFEKVVAFVNLHEGCTWSRELEVKLRLHVSNRASSIATPQEIIVVDSVPKNKSGKIMRRLLKARYLGQDAGDISTLEE; this is encoded by the coding sequence ATGGGGGAAAAGACTGCTTTTCGCTGGATTTCCGCCCATCAGGACCGTGCCGATTACACTTTCAACGACCTCGACCGCGAGTCGAGCCGATTCGCCAACGTGTTGCAGATGCTGGGCTTCACAGCCGGCGATATTTTTTTCACTTTCCTCCCCAAGGCCCCGGAACAGTTCTTCGCCTTTCTCGGCGCGCTGAAGTTGCAGGTGATCTGCGGCACCTTGTTCTCAAACTTCGGCGATGACGCCATACTGGACCGCCTGGGCGATGCCGGGGCGAAAGCCGTCATCACCAAGAAGAGCTTCCTGAAAAAGCTCACGCGGGTCCGTCCGCAGCTCCCTTCCCTGCAGTACATCATCCTCACTGACATAGACGAGCACCAGTCGGCGGAGATCCTGAGCTATGCGGCGTTGATGCGGGAGGCATCTGAGGATTTCACCGCGCCCCTGACCCCGCCCGAAACCCCGTCGGTGCTGCACTATACCTCCGGTTCCACCGGAAAGCCCAAGGGGGTTCTGCACGCGCACAGAAGCGTCCTGCACCAGAGCATGACCGCGGCGAAAGTGCTGGACCTCACCCAGTTCGACATTTACTGGTGTACCGCGGACCAGGGGTGGGTGACCGGAACCTCTTACGGCATCATCGGACCCTGGAGCCTCGGCGTCACCCAGATCCACTACGGCGGCGGCTACGATGCGAAACTGTGGTTCGACGTCCTGCAAAAGGAGGCGGTTACCATCTGGTACTCAGCCCCAACCGCGCTGCGCATGCTGATGCGGGAGGATGCCGGGCTCTACGGCGGCTACGACCTATCGAAACTGCGGCACATCTACAGCGTGGGGGAACCGCTCAATCCCGAAGTGATAACCTGGGCCCGCGCGGCACTGGGGAAGGATATCTACGACACCTGGTTCCAGACCGAGACCGGAGGCATCATGATCTCCAACCGCCCTGGACTGCAGATCCGTCCCGGTTCAATGGGGACGCCCCTGGAGGGGATCGAGGCGGCGATCATCGCGGACGACGGAGAGGTTCTGGGTGACGGCATGACAGGGAACCTCTGCCTCAAGAGCGGTTGGGCCTCGATGTTCACCACGTACCTGAACAATCCCGTGGTGTACGGCCAGAAGTTCAAGAACGGGTACTACTACACCGGCGACACCGCGGTGCGCGATGCCGAAGGGTACTACTGGTTCAAGGGCCGCAGCGATGATGTGATCAACACGGCAGGGCACCTGATCAGCCCGTTCGAGGTGGAAAGCGCCTTGCTGGAGATCCCGGAGGTCGCCGAGTCCGGCGTCATCGGCGCTCCGGACGAACTGCTGTTCGAGAAGGTGGTGGCGTTTGTAAACCTGCACGAGGGGTGCACCTGGAGCAGAGAGCTTGAGGTGAAACTGAGGCTTCACGTCAGCAACAGGGCTTCATCGATCGCCACGCCACAGGAAATAATAGTGGTGGACAGCGTCCCCAAGAACAAGAGCGGAAAGATCATGCGGCGCCTTTTAAAGGCGCGCTACCTGGGTCAGGACGCAGGCGACATATCTACATTGGAGGAATAG
- a CDS encoding acyl carrier protein, translated as MELKEQLNDIFCEVFDDDDIRISEEMTANDVDGWDSLSHVNLIVSIESKFNIRFSQKELLTFKNVGDLLNAIRSKLG; from the coding sequence ATGGAGTTGAAAGAACAGTTGAACGATATCTTCTGCGAGGTCTTCGACGATGACGACATCAGGATCTCTGAGGAGATGACCGCGAACGATGTGGACGGATGGGATTCCCTCTCGCACGTCAACCTGATCGTCAGCATCGAGTCCAAGTTCAACATCAGGTTCTCGCAGAAGGAACTGCTGACCTTCAAAAACGTCGGCGACCTCCTTAACGCCATCCGCAGCAAGCTCGGCTGA
- a CDS encoding MBOAT family O-acyltransferase, with protein sequence MPFNSVQYFLFLPLVYLVFYCVPDRARWGVLLAASFCFYSALKVPYLPAVLALVTLVTYAFGIWVDGARTQGAKRAFLWCGIAANVLILVGMKYLPFLSENLGTLAKLFSPGADVTPVQALVAIGVSYYVFQAISYLFDIYLEIDTPERHLGHFALHLAFFPKLLQGPIERSCDLIPQLREKYLFNYENARLGMLLFTWGLFKKVVVADRIAPYVDNVYNNVHAFKGLPLLLATYAYSFQIFFDFSGYTDMALGSALLFNIRLTQNFNRPYLATSVADFWRRWHISFSRWILDYIFKPLQMQWRSLKNWGSAAALVIAFLVSGIWHGASWGFVIWGGLHGLFMACSIFYKPYQKKLHKALGMEKTKLLKWWQVFVTFNLVSFAWIFFRAATLADAWYVASNLFNGADGMKEAFLFLRSHELTMTLVSVAIFVLLSALFRQEKLQQLFAKSAFKRYLAYNSLLFSLILLAKYGATKSFIYFQF encoded by the coding sequence ATGCCGTTTAACTCGGTTCAGTATTTCCTGTTCCTGCCGCTCGTCTACCTGGTCTTTTATTGCGTGCCGGACCGTGCCCGCTGGGGCGTGCTGCTTGCGGCCAGCTTCTGCTTTTACTCGGCGCTGAAGGTTCCATATCTTCCGGCGGTGCTGGCGCTGGTGACCCTCGTCACCTACGCCTTCGGCATCTGGGTGGACGGGGCGCGGACGCAAGGGGCGAAGCGCGCGTTTTTGTGGTGCGGCATAGCGGCCAACGTGTTGATACTGGTAGGCATGAAGTATCTACCGTTTCTCTCGGAGAACCTGGGGACGCTTGCGAAGCTCTTTTCCCCGGGCGCAGATGTTACGCCTGTACAGGCGCTGGTCGCGATAGGCGTTTCTTACTACGTTTTCCAGGCCATCTCTTACCTTTTCGACATCTACCTGGAAATCGACACACCGGAACGGCACCTGGGGCACTTCGCCCTGCATCTCGCCTTCTTCCCGAAGCTCCTCCAGGGCCCGATCGAGAGGTCGTGCGACCTGATCCCGCAGTTGCGGGAGAAGTACCTGTTCAACTACGAGAACGCGCGTCTCGGGATGCTCCTCTTCACCTGGGGGCTGTTCAAGAAGGTGGTCGTCGCCGACCGCATCGCCCCATACGTTGACAACGTCTATAACAATGTCCACGCCTTCAAGGGACTGCCGCTTTTGCTGGCAACCTACGCGTACTCCTTCCAGATCTTTTTCGACTTCTCCGGGTACACCGACATGGCGCTGGGGAGCGCGCTCCTTTTCAACATCCGGCTGACCCAGAACTTCAACCGTCCCTACTTGGCCACCTCCGTGGCCGATTTCTGGAGACGGTGGCACATCTCCTTCTCCCGCTGGATCCTCGATTACATCTTCAAGCCGCTCCAGATGCAGTGGCGCAGCCTGAAAAACTGGGGCAGCGCCGCTGCTCTCGTCATCGCCTTCCTGGTGTCCGGGATCTGGCACGGGGCGAGCTGGGGGTTCGTGATCTGGGGGGGCTTGCACGGCCTGTTCATGGCCTGCTCCATCTTCTACAAGCCGTACCAGAAGAAGCTGCATAAGGCGCTCGGCATGGAAAAGACGAAGCTTCTCAAGTGGTGGCAGGTATTCGTCACCTTCAACCTGGTCAGTTTTGCCTGGATATTCTTCCGTGCCGCAACGCTTGCCGACGCGTGGTACGTTGCGTCCAACCTTTTCAACGGAGCAGATGGCATGAAAGAAGCGTTTCTGTTCCTGCGGTCGCACGAACTCACCATGACCCTGGTCTCGGTGGCCATTTTCGTCCTGCTGTCGGCCCTTTTCCGACAGGAGAAGCTGCAGCAGCTCTTCGCCAAGAGCGCTTTTAAACGCTACCTGGCTTACAACTCACTGTTGTTTTCCCTTATCCTCCTGGCGAAGTACGGGGCGACTAAGAGCTTCATATACTTCCAGTTCTGA
- a CDS encoding DUF1574 family protein, with product MTKLIKKIVLIALPVLAFLVLFELLARTIPTSYGQKYKALNTKKDSVEALVMGSSHANFGIDPQYFGRPGFNMANASQCLSQDYQLLLKYLPLCKNVRLVLVPISYFTLQTDLALSPEAWRCAYYSVYMGVNADASASGWELRNNSALALWEGPIGVVKNLKKAKKLRINEFGYQAPEPNRQRVDEVINDSAGQQRVGYHNKIMNPSVLQSNLAILGQMAELLKKKNIQMILLVTPVYRTYARHVDPKIYATMVKVIAEVSNRYGVKSYNYFNDSRFDISDFSDNDHLNERGAKKLSLILKQEIIDAR from the coding sequence ATGACCAAGCTAATCAAAAAAATAGTTCTTATAGCGTTGCCGGTGCTCGCGTTCCTTGTCCTTTTCGAGTTGCTAGCCCGCACCATCCCGACCAGCTACGGCCAAAAGTACAAGGCGCTCAATACCAAGAAGGACAGCGTTGAGGCGCTGGTCATGGGCTCGTCGCATGCCAACTTTGGCATCGATCCTCAGTACTTCGGGAGGCCCGGCTTTAACATGGCCAACGCCAGCCAGTGCCTGTCGCAGGATTACCAGCTCCTGCTCAAGTACCTCCCCCTGTGCAAAAACGTAAGGTTGGTCCTGGTCCCGATTTCTTACTTCACGCTGCAAACCGACCTCGCTCTGTCACCGGAAGCCTGGCGCTGCGCTTACTATTCCGTGTACATGGGGGTGAATGCAGATGCCTCTGCTTCGGGCTGGGAGCTCAGGAACAACAGCGCGCTTGCCTTGTGGGAAGGTCCTATAGGGGTTGTGAAGAACCTGAAAAAGGCAAAGAAACTAAGGATAAACGAGTTTGGCTACCAGGCACCGGAGCCGAACAGGCAGCGTGTCGACGAGGTGATAAACGACAGCGCGGGGCAACAGAGGGTGGGGTATCACAACAAGATCATGAACCCCTCGGTGTTGCAGTCGAACCTCGCCATACTGGGGCAGATGGCGGAACTGCTCAAGAAAAAGAACATACAGATGATTCTGCTGGTCACGCCGGTCTACAGGACCTACGCTCGGCATGTGGATCCGAAGATTTACGCGACCATGGTCAAGGTAATAGCAGAGGTTTCGAACAGGTACGGGGTCAAAAGCTACAATTACTTCAACGACAGCCGTTTCGACATAAGCGATTTCTCGGACAATGATCACCTCAATGAGAGGGGCGCGAAGAAATTGAGCCTGATACTGAAGCAGGAAATCATCGATGCCAGATGA
- a CDS encoding PAS domain S-box protein, protein MRLVEDQRTREALLQSEEKLRDIIDNMAEGLIVIDAETAGLYWNRRALEMYDFEEELDAIKTFERMVQKIELRTLEGELLPLEQWPIRRVMRGEELHDVELLVKNKEQTWQRIYSYRGAAIRDPQGKLQMGVLTLRDITVKRHAQEALRESEEKFRAVFEQAAVGMGRVTFSDARWIDVNEAFCNMLGYSREEMLATPWPEMTHPDDLDLDLIPFRNMASGELDSYSVEKRFLHKAGRHVWARLTLSLVRDLRGGPDFEVAIVEDITRRKEAEEALRRAKDELELRVRERTAELEQAYVALQRETDQRLAAVEDLREKEQLLMRQSRLAAMGEMLGNIAHQWRQPLNVLGLLVQQMQLTYEVGNFSGEFLKGEVAKVMDLIRHMSDTITDFKDFLKEEKEPQPFNVNAAVAATVTLLEAPLKAMRVEVRIEQTDELVVTGHRNEFSHVIMNLVNNAREALNERAVATPQISIRLFKDASRSVVTVTDNAGGIAEEIMPRMFEPYFTTKGPDKGTGIGLYMSKNIIEKSMGGRLYVRNTGEGAEFRIEFSG, encoded by the coding sequence GTGCGGTTGGTCGAGGACCAGCGGACCCGCGAGGCGCTGCTCCAAAGCGAGGAGAAACTAAGGGACATCATCGACAATATGGCGGAGGGGCTCATCGTCATTGACGCCGAAACCGCCGGGTTGTACTGGAACCGCAGGGCCCTGGAGATGTACGACTTCGAGGAGGAACTTGATGCGATCAAAACGTTTGAAAGAATGGTCCAAAAGATCGAGCTGAGGACGCTGGAAGGGGAACTCCTCCCCTTGGAGCAGTGGCCGATACGGCGGGTAATGAGGGGAGAGGAGCTGCACGATGTCGAGCTTTTGGTGAAAAACAAGGAGCAGACCTGGCAGCGGATCTACAGCTACCGCGGTGCCGCGATACGCGACCCGCAGGGGAAGCTGCAGATGGGAGTCCTGACGCTTCGTGACATCACGGTGAAAAGGCACGCCCAGGAGGCGCTAAGGGAGAGCGAGGAGAAGTTCCGGGCCGTTTTCGAGCAGGCGGCGGTCGGAATGGGACGGGTGACCTTCAGTGACGCGCGATGGATCGACGTCAACGAGGCGTTTTGCAACATGCTGGGCTACAGCCGCGAAGAGATGCTGGCGACCCCTTGGCCCGAGATGACGCACCCCGATGACCTGGACCTCGATCTCATCCCATTCAGAAACATGGCCTCAGGGGAGTTGGACAGCTACAGCGTAGAGAAGCGCTTCCTCCATAAAGCCGGTCGTCACGTATGGGCAAGGCTCACCCTGTCGCTGGTGCGCGACCTCCGTGGCGGGCCGGATTTCGAAGTAGCCATCGTCGAGGACATCACTCGCCGCAAAGAGGCTGAGGAGGCGCTCCGCAGGGCCAAGGACGAACTCGAGCTGCGGGTCAGGGAGCGGACGGCAGAACTTGAGCAGGCGTACGTCGCGCTGCAGCGGGAGACCGACCAGCGCCTTGCCGCCGTTGAGGACCTGCGGGAAAAGGAACAGCTTCTCATGCGGCAGAGCCGGCTGGCAGCCATGGGGGAGATGCTCGGCAACATCGCGCACCAGTGGCGGCAGCCGTTGAACGTCCTCGGGCTCCTCGTCCAGCAAATGCAACTGACCTACGAGGTGGGAAACTTCAGCGGCGAGTTCCTTAAGGGAGAGGTCGCCAAGGTGATGGATCTTATCAGGCACATGTCGGACACCATCACCGATTTCAAGGATTTCCTGAAGGAGGAGAAGGAGCCCCAGCCGTTCAACGTCAATGCGGCCGTGGCCGCCACGGTAACACTTCTGGAGGCGCCGCTTAAAGCGATGCGCGTCGAGGTACGTATCGAGCAGACGGACGAGCTGGTCGTAACGGGCCACCGGAACGAGTTTTCCCACGTCATAATGAACCTGGTGAACAACGCGAGGGAAGCCCTCAACGAGCGGGCGGTGGCCACTCCGCAAATCTCGATACGCCTTTTCAAGGATGCAAGCAGATCCGTCGTCACCGTTACCGATAACGCCGGCGGGATTGCCGAGGAGATAATGCCGCGGATGTTCGAGCCGTACTTCACCACCAAGGGGCCGGATAAAGGAACGGGGATCGGACTCTACATGTCGAAGAACATCATCGAGAAGAGCATGGGAGGAAGGCTCTACGTGCGGAACACCGGAGAGGGTGCGGAGTTCAGGATCGAGTTTTCCGGGTAG
- a CDS encoding NifB/NifX family molybdenum-iron cluster-binding protein: MKVCFPVFENEGLESEVYGHFGSAPAFVVVDLDTKELTAITNQDRIHQHGACNPIAGLGGHRVDAIVVGGIGGGALFKLNSSGIRVFQACEGTVAENMLLFKNNELPEYQPGHTCGGHGSSHGCSH, encoded by the coding sequence ATGAAGGTTTGTTTCCCGGTTTTTGAGAATGAGGGGTTGGAGAGCGAGGTGTATGGGCATTTCGGATCGGCGCCGGCTTTCGTCGTGGTGGATCTCGACACTAAGGAGCTCACTGCGATCACCAACCAGGACAGGATTCACCAACATGGAGCCTGCAATCCGATCGCTGGACTTGGCGGCCATCGTGTCGACGCCATCGTCGTCGGTGGGATCGGCGGCGGAGCGTTGTTCAAGCTGAACAGCTCCGGGATTCGGGTATTCCAGGCGTGCGAGGGGACTGTTGCAGAAAACATGTTGCTCTTCAAGAACAACGAGCTCCCGGAATACCAGCCTGGCCACACCTGTGGCGGCCACGGCAGCAGCCACGGATGTTCCCATTAG